The region GTCTAGAGCTGCAATTTGCTGTTCTAGACTAAACCTGGTTTCAAAATGCTCCTCTGCAAACTCCAATGATTGCAAGCCATTTTCAGATAGTAGGTTTGAATATTCTTTTTTCATCTCCTTATATTTAAATTGTACATCACTTAGAGTTTCATACCCACCTGGAGTGATTTCTAAAGCAATCTTGTCTCCAATTTCTAGTTCAAAAGTTTTACTAAATTGCTCTTTTTCTCCAATCGGAAGCTTCTTACCATTAAGAAGAATAGGCTGATTAGATCGTATGATTTTGACGCTTGTTGTCATTGAATTTTGCCGAGTACGACTATCTCGAATTTTTTGATTTAATTCTTTTAACTTTTGCAAGTCTGAGCGACTTATCTTTGAATAAGAAGTTACTTGCTGTTCAAGCTCTTTTTGTTTCGTTGTGAGCTGTTCTATTTTATTTAATTCAGTATTTAACCTAGAGATTGATTCTTTAATGCGTGCTTGATCTACTAATACTTGAAGCACCTCGCGTCGCTTATTGATTCGTCCAAGATCTTCTTTTAGCTTGTGATGCATTTCCTGTTTTGTTTTTAATTTTTCAGTCATTAAGCTCTCAAGCGCTTTTTCTTGATTGTGTTCCTTGAATGATTCCTTCTGTTCCTGCTCCTTTTTCTTAATATCACCTTTAAGTTGCCTAATGCTTATCAACGCTTTTTGTGATGTGTTATACCGTAATTCAATTGGTTCCAACTCCTTTTCAACAAGATTTATTTCTCGTTCAAGTTTTTTGATGTTTTCAGCTTTTATAGACACAAGATGTTTCTGCTTAAGAAGTTTGGGTAATTCTAGATTTTGCAGATGATTCAACTCTTCAGTAATTTCAATGAGTTCTTCACTGGATTGTTCATATTCTTCAAGTCTAGATATTGCTATTTCCAGAGCACTTTCTGCATTGTCTAATTCTTTTTGGCGTTGCCAATAAGGAGAGTTTTTCTTGGTTCCACGTCTAGTAAAGTTCTCTTCGATTGCCTCTTCAATTTTTTTTATGACACGTTGATCATTATTTGATTGCTGAATAGCAGCACCACCAGTTTTTTCCAGTTGAATTAGTAATGAATCAAAATCGTAATACTCTTTTTCATTCTTTAGAAGATCATTACCTGCTGACCCTTGCATTACCCAAAGATGTGACCAGCGAGTTGCTAAAAGACTGCCTGCTTGACGGCTCCCTAGGGATTCTTTTACTCCAAGAATACCTGCCAAGCATTCTTCAGCGTTTTGTCCTGAGAGTTGTTCACCAGTTTCTTCACTAAGAAGAGTGACTTGTCCTGATGCCCCTGTAAAACACTTATTCAAGAAATATGTTTGACCTTTGGCTTCAAATTGGAGATGAATAGTCGGGTGACCCAAATGTATTTTTGACCTAAGAGCTTCTATTGGGGCACCAGTTGCTGTTGCCTTTAAAAACAAGGTTCTGTGAATAGCTTCAATTAGGGTGCTTTTTCCTGTTTCGTTTCTCCCGCCAATTAATGTGATTTTTGGTGAAAAATTCACAGTGAGATCATCATGTGTCTTGACGTTCTTTATTTGGCACTTAACAAGACGCATAGAAATTTAATTTTTCCCAGCAAATTTGTATAACTGACAAAGTGCGATACGAATAACGTAAGCCTTTTCAGAAGCTTGATCTTTTTCTTTCTTTAATTGTTCTTGAAGTTGACTTGCTACTTTAGCGATTAATGGATCTTCAGTTGACCTTGTCAGTTCTTCTAGTTCATCTGATTTAGGCGTTTGGTGACATTCTCCTTTAATTCGCAGTCGCAATAATTTATTTTCTAAATCCGTTTTTAACAGCTCATATTTACGATGGCCAGCAAGACTTAACTCGCCACTTATTTCAACCCTCAACAAATCACGTGCAACACGACCAGCTGTTAAAGCTTCTATTTCGCGTTCAAATCGGTTAAGGTCATCGTCACTATGAAACTTAAAATTCATGTTGTGCCATTGAAGTCGACCAGTAGGGATTGCTTTAACTTGTGCGGCCCCATTTCGGGAAACATCTACTTCTAAAATCTGACCACGTTGATTATTCTCCCCTTGATTGAAACGATCAGGTTCTGGAGTCCCCGAGTACCATGCTTTTTGACTAACTTGCTTTAGATTGTGCCAGTCACCTAAGGCAATGTAGTCAATTTCTTTGTCTGGAACCTCTTTTAAATTAATGATGTTGTTTGCATTGGGTTGAGCTTCTTCATCCAAGATGTAATCACGTCCACTGAACTCATGAACTCCACCGTGAGCAAGAATAATCCTTGGCTTTAAGGAGGACACTGAATTCCAGTCCAAAGTTTTTAACCATAGAGTTGGATCAGCATTGCTCTTATTTCGTAATAATGGGCAAGGAAAAATTACTGCTTCTTCAATCTCAACTGGTTGAGAGTTAAGCAAAATCTTAAGGTTTGGGGCCAATTGTTTTTGGTGTTTAATGAAGTCATTGCTATGCCAAACTGTTCCAAGTGCCCCGTGATCATGATTGCCTGGGATAACAAATGTTGGAACTTGCATCTCCCCGATAGTTTCTAAAACTTCTGTGACAGTAGATGTCGAAGGCGTCGGAGAATCAAATAAGTCTCCTGCAATGAGGACGAATTGAGATCCAACCTCTCTTGTTTTATCTCGAATACGACCAATAACGTTGAGCCGTTCTTGTCTAAGCTTGAAACGCTTTTGCTCATCCTTTATTTGAAGATATGGCTTCCCAATCTGCCAATCTGCTGTGTGGATGAAGCGTGCCAAGGTCAGTTCTTCTCAACGGTTGTTAAAGATTTTTTTATTATCCGACAAATTTAAATGAATTGCAGAATTCAATTAACAGACTTTTGAGAATTTCTGTGTTTTATCTCCCTTGCTCCAGAGGTTTTGAATTTCTTTGTTAATGAAGTGAATTTATTGGTTGCCTAACAGGCCCCTTTCTGTAATTAACCCTGACACGTGCGAGACCCTTGACGACTCGGCTGATTTCGGCTAGTACTTAAGTACTAGTTAGGGATGATTTTGAGGTGGCTTTCCCTATTTCGAAGACTCTTACTTCTGATGAGGAATTGAATTTTCTTTCAGCTAAATGTGGTGATTTTGTGGCGCTTTCTTCTCCGCAATCCTCCCCAGATGATTGGTGGGTAGGGATGATAATTAGTCAAG is a window of Prochlorococcus marinus subsp. marinus str. CCMP1375 DNA encoding:
- a CDS encoding DUF3104 domain-containing protein; its protein translation is MAFPISKTLTSDEELNFLSAKCGDFVALSSPQSSPDDWWVGMIISQVGSSINPSINTLFQVINIDTGIVKVVNADFVRGIIQTTNLKT
- a CDS encoding AAA family ATPase, translating into MRLVKCQIKNVKTHDDLTVNFSPKITLIGGRNETGKSTLIEAIHRTLFLKATATGAPIEALRSKIHLGHPTIHLQFEAKGQTYFLNKCFTGASGQVTLLSEETGEQLSGQNAEECLAGILGVKESLGSRQAGSLLATRWSHLWVMQGSAGNDLLKNEKEYYDFDSLLIQLEKTGGAAIQQSNNDQRVIKKIEEAIEENFTRRGTKKNSPYWQRQKELDNAESALEIAISRLEEYEQSSEELIEITEELNHLQNLELPKLLKQKHLVSIKAENIKKLEREINLVEKELEPIELRYNTSQKALISIRQLKGDIKKKEQEQKESFKEHNQEKALESLMTEKLKTKQEMHHKLKEDLGRINKRREVLQVLVDQARIKESISRLNTELNKIEQLTTKQKELEQQVTSYSKISRSDLQKLKELNQKIRDSRTRQNSMTTSVKIIRSNQPILLNGKKLPIGEKEQFSKTFELEIGDKIALEITPGGYETLSDVQFKYKEMKKEYSNLLSENGLQSLEFAEEHFETRFSLEQQIAALDIATKESIQSKKEELEECKLKDWDFEKQILACLKNSKELENEQLLSNNVIELTELQRKAKKAFIDTSSSLNESEQDLEKTQSTVQKFRSDLIENESNSKIINGELISSRKILKSLQEEHGEEKLLETKINSIKLQLQKSQDHLTNLKSQFNSLEKCDKSSDLSSIENRLKSLDQKKEALIASKGAARRNCETISNSDPYAAVEETKVKLENVETDFKSLQRITDSHKLLKELFNNVQSDLSSRYSEPLAKSIGKYLQPLFSKQPIAHLSFNQTTGFSGLQMKRGKEFYSFDQLSGGMREQLSAALRLSMAEVLKHEHDGCLPLVFDDAFANSDPERIPHIKQMLTKAVNQGLQVIILTCDPESYASFAEQIFRLS
- a CDS encoding metallophosphoesterase family protein, which codes for MARFIHTADWQIGKPYLQIKDEQKRFKLRQERLNVIGRIRDKTREVGSQFVLIAGDLFDSPTPSTSTVTEVLETIGEMQVPTFVIPGNHDHGALGTVWHSNDFIKHQKQLAPNLKILLNSQPVEIEEAVIFPCPLLRNKSNADPTLWLKTLDWNSVSSLKPRIILAHGGVHEFSGRDYILDEEAQPNANNIINLKEVPDKEIDYIALGDWHNLKQVSQKAWYSGTPEPDRFNQGENNQRGQILEVDVSRNGAAQVKAIPTGRLQWHNMNFKFHSDDDLNRFEREIEALTAGRVARDLLRVEISGELSLAGHRKYELLKTDLENKLLRLRIKGECHQTPKSDELEELTRSTEDPLIAKVASQLQEQLKKEKDQASEKAYVIRIALCQLYKFAGKN